A window of Thermodesulfobacteriota bacterium genomic DNA:
TAGGAGCTAACATTTTTACATTATTTTGACATGGGATGAAAACTTTTGAAAATTGCTTCTTGACACCATACATTGCGTCATTTATAAGATAATAGCTAACTGATATAAAGGAGGAAATACAATGATTGGGTTAATGAGTATGAATAGGAGGGTAAGACTGTCAGGCGCGTCCCTGCTAATTTTTTCATTTCTATTACTTGTCCTGTATGGATTATATAGCTGTGACATCGACAATCCAGATCAAGGGGGTGGTAGTCCGTTTGATAATGCTGACCTGGTCAGAGGGGGCTTGCTCTATGACCAATATTGGGAGGTGACTGGCGGCGATGAACCGACTGATACGAACCCCACTTATCCGAGTGAGACAAACGCAATGGTGTTCCCCCCAGATGGCAGGATGGGTTCTCAGACCTGGCGCTGTAAGGAGTGTCACGGGTGGGACTACCTGGGTAATGAAGGCCTCTATGCTTTCCCCAATTCCCATTGGACAGACATAGAAGGTCTGCTCCAGCTCGCTGACAACCTCAGGCTCCTGGAATCCGGTAACAACGATTTAGCGCCGTTTGCTCAGGAAAACGGAGAACTTACCCCTGAAGAGCTATTTGACATAATCAAATTTGGTATCCCGGGAATAATGACCGGCTACGAGGACCAACTCTCTGACGACGATATATGGGACTTAGTTAGGTTTCTTAAACTGGGGTTGATAGACGATAGAGATTTGGTTGATTATGATACCGAAGGCAAGATCGGAGTAATTCCACCCGTAGATTTAGAAAATGGGGCGAGTCTATTTAACTCAGTCTGTGCTCTTTGTCACGGAGTAGATGGGGAAGGTTTAGAAGCTTTCGGTACCGAAGGTGTTAGTCTTCATGATCTCGTAGAGGAAAATCCTGTGGAATTTATACACAAGGTGAGATTCGGGAACCCAGGGACTGCTATGCCAAGCGCTATTAATAACGGATGGTCACTTGACGATATAAAAGATGTCGTTGCCTATGCAAATGATGTATTACCTAATCCACCTACTCCAACTCCGACACCGACAGCCAGTCCTACACCTACACCGACGGCCAGTCCTACACCAACACCTACACCAACAGCTTCTCCCACGCCTACTCCGACACCAACAGCGTCTCCAACACCAACTCCCACGCCAACACCTACGCCTCCCCCGGGTGAACAGCTCTACATAGATAACTGTCAAGGATGCCATGGTGTTAATGGTGCTGGTGGACCATTCTCGCCTGTGCAAGGTGCGACCGCGGGTGAAATTACGGATGCTATTAGTACCGTGCCTCTAATGATGACCCCTGGTCTTATGGCCCTGACACCTGCAGAAATCCAGGCAATTGCTGATTTCCTTGCTCCATAAAGCCTGATTTCAACTGAACTTAAAATATCATCGATAGGAGGAGGGTACTTGACCCTCCTCCCTCTATTATAAGCCCAATATAAAACCTGGAACGAACGCCGCGCAGATTGGTGCGGCGGATCATGAAGTGAACCGACAGCCATTTATGTCGTTGCGAGATTCACAAAACCAGTCGTGGCAATCTCAGATGTTCACAGCCGATTGCTTCATTTCATTCACAATTGTAGAGGTTAGATATTTCGTGGACTAAATTCTTACAATTTCATTAATATATTTAATTTCGTTAATCCTTTTCAAAATGAAAATGACTTCAACGGCATTCCAAAAATTGCGTTAAGAAAATCAGAAACGAAGACGTTAAGAAAAATTTGCGGGTTGTGGTTGAATTAAATTTTTTAGTCGGAGTGTATGATTTTTAGCAAATTTTTGGGCAGCCTTGATTTTTGCTTCTTTGTATCAAGACAAAGAAGTAAGAAAGAAAAAATAAGATTATTGAAGAAAATACTTTCAAAGATTCTGTCCTCGAATTACTTGGCATCTACAATTGCGAGGGACTGAAAAAGTCCCCAAGCAATCTCCAGCACTATTGGCAGAGCATTTCGTTATCCATGCGATTATAGAATTGAGGCAGCAGATTACTTCACCGAGCGTGCGCTGAGTAAATCAAATGTGTTTGCGATGACCGGACAGTGTAAATCCGTAGCGATCTGGAGGGAATCATCAAGTTGAAATAGTGGATATTTAAAGATTTCATTACTGGCATAAATATTGCACGTAATATTTCGATGCGTCAAGACTAAAATCATTTCTTGACTCAAGCTAGTTACTGTAGTATAGATTCATATAGGTTATTAACAATATAAGAATATTAAGAAGGAGGTAGAGACTTTTGAAAAAATACAGCGTCAGCGCTTTTTTGGCATTAATCCCTTTTAGAATCAATAGGCTTAGCTTTAATATAGTAACTGTGCTGTTGGTCGCTCTGTGCGCCGGAGTTTTGGGATGTGACATTGATAGCGAGACGGGGCCACAACCAACTCCTACACCGCAGCCAAGTCCGACACCTTCACCCACGCCAACGCCTGGCCCCACGCCAACTCCTACTCCTACACCAACACCTCCTCCTGCAGACACGCTAAGTGCCGTACAAATAGCTATGGGTGAGGAACCAGTTAGTTGCGATGACCCAATTTGGGACGAAGGAGACGAGATTTCCGTGAATACTGGCAGCGTTCGGACTCAGGCGCTTTACGGAAACGGTCAGTTAAACATGACGGGTACCTTTGCTGGTGCTGCGGATTTTAACGGAGGAGAAACTGCAAACCTTAGATTAACAGCTTTATATACTACCGGGTCTGGTCAGGTGTTTATCCGGGCCCGCTGGGATGACATGATTTTTAACTTAGATCGCAGGAGAGCGCTTTTTAATGGACCCGCCGACCCTCTCAAAGCAGACGACCCTGCAGGCTATACCTCTCAACTTAACGACGATAAGATTGGTCTTGCCTTTCAGATTGTGCCAGGAACTTCAAGTG
This region includes:
- a CDS encoding c-type cytochrome → MIGLMSMNRRVRLSGASLLIFSFLLLVLYGLYSCDIDNPDQGGGSPFDNADLVRGGLLYDQYWEVTGGDEPTDTNPTYPSETNAMVFPPDGRMGSQTWRCKECHGWDYLGNEGLYAFPNSHWTDIEGLLQLADNLRLLESGNNDLAPFAQENGELTPEELFDIIKFGIPGIMTGYEDQLSDDDIWDLVRFLKLGLIDDRDLVDYDTEGKIGVIPPVDLENGASLFNSVCALCHGVDGEGLEAFGTEGVSLHDLVEENPVEFIHKVRFGNPGTAMPSAINNGWSLDDIKDVVAYANDVLPNPPTPTPTPTASPTPTPTASPTPTPTPTASPTPTPTPTASPTPTPTPTPTPPPGEQLYIDNCQGCHGVNGAGGPFSPVQGATAGEITDAISTVPLMMTPGLMALTPAEIQAIADFLAP